One segment of Vagococcus martis DNA contains the following:
- the nrdH gene encoding glutaredoxin-like protein NrdH, whose amino-acid sequence MDTITLYTKNNCPQCLMTKKFLAQKNVEFNEINIDNEPQYIDSLKKQGFQSVPVLKTMDDNVTIVGFRPDQLRTLAV is encoded by the coding sequence ATGGATACAATCACACTGTACACAAAAAATAACTGCCCTCAATGTTTAATGACTAAAAAATTCTTAGCACAAAAAAATGTAGAATTTAACGAAATCAACATTGACAATGAACCTCAATATATTGATTCACTAAAAAAACAAGGCTTCCAAAGCGTGCCTGTTTTAAAAACAATGGATGACAACGTGACAATCGTTGGGTTTAGACCTGACCAACTTAGAACGTTGGCGGTTTAA